A region from the Halobellus litoreus genome encodes:
- a CDS encoding pyridoxal phosphate-dependent aminotransferase, translating to MTHFSERVEQVSISGIREVFEAAGEDAINLGLGQPDFAAPTHAREAAADAIREGRADGYTENKGLASLREAIADKHARDQGLDVDPGDVIATAGGSEALHIALEAHVDAGDEVVIPNPGFVSYDALTRLTGGTPVPVPLRDDLTIDPAAVEEAITDDTAAFVVNSPGNPTGAVSPPEDIREFARIADEHDVLCISDEVYEYTVFDGEFRSPMEFAESDNVVVVNSASKLYSMTGWRLGWVVSSTRRIERMLRVHQYAQACAAAPSQFAAEAALTGPQDQVDEMTASFERRRDIVVDGLTDIGLDVPTPGGAFYCMPEVPAGFVDECLDRGVIVVPGEAFGEHGAGYARLSYATDEESLHEALDIMGDAYDAVS from the coding sequence ATGACACACTTTTCCGAGCGAGTCGAACAGGTGTCGATCAGCGGGATCCGCGAGGTCTTCGAGGCCGCGGGCGAAGACGCGATCAACCTCGGGCTGGGGCAACCGGATTTCGCGGCCCCGACGCACGCCCGCGAGGCCGCCGCCGACGCGATCCGCGAGGGGCGGGCCGACGGCTACACCGAGAACAAGGGGCTGGCGTCGCTCCGCGAGGCCATCGCCGACAAACACGCCCGCGATCAGGGTCTCGACGTCGACCCCGGCGACGTGATCGCCACCGCCGGGGGATCGGAGGCGCTCCACATCGCCCTGGAGGCCCACGTCGACGCCGGCGACGAGGTCGTCATCCCCAACCCCGGATTCGTCTCCTACGACGCCCTCACCCGACTCACCGGCGGGACGCCCGTGCCGGTTCCGCTCCGCGACGACCTGACGATCGACCCAGCGGCCGTCGAGGAGGCGATCACCGACGACACCGCGGCGTTCGTCGTCAACAGCCCCGGCAACCCCACGGGCGCGGTCTCGCCGCCCGAAGATATCAGGGAGTTCGCCCGCATCGCCGACGAGCACGACGTCCTCTGTATCTCCGACGAGGTCTACGAGTACACCGTCTTCGACGGCGAGTTCCGCTCGCCGATGGAGTTCGCCGAGAGCGACAACGTCGTCGTCGTCAACTCCGCCTCGAAGCTCTACTCGATGACCGGGTGGCGACTCGGCTGGGTCGTCTCCTCGACGCGCCGGATCGAGCGGATGTTGCGGGTCCACCAGTACGCCCAGGCCTGCGCCGCCGCGCCGTCGCAGTTCGCCGCCGAGGCGGCGCTCACGGGCCCCCAGGATCAGGTCGACGAGATGACCGCGTCCTTCGAGCGCCGACGCGACATCGTCGTCGACGGCCTCACGGACATCGGCCTCGACGTCCCGACGCCCGGCGGCGCGTTCTACTGTATGCCCGAGGTCCCGGCGGGCTTCGTCGACGAGTGTCTGGATCGAGGCGTCATCGTCGTCCCGGGCGAGGCCTTCGGCGAGCACGGAGCGGGCTACGCGCGACTGTCCTATGCGACCGACGAGGAGTCGCTGCACGAGGCGCTCGATATTATGGGCGACGCGTACGACGCGGTCAGCTAG
- a CDS encoding redox-regulated ATPase YchF encodes MLSLALAGKPNAGKSTFYKAATMADVDVGNYPFTTIDPNRGVTHARTRCPCLDREERCGNCEGGVRYVPVELLDVAGLVPGAHEGRGLGNQFLDALTDSDAILAVLDAAGGTDAEGEPVEIGTYDPVEEADFVEAELEQWLAGIIERNWESIVRKSRSPDFDIDESLTEMLTGFGATEYDVAASLRAVEYPEDPQQWSDEDRERLARDVRERTKPIVLVANKADVAPPENLERLHKSDKPVVSSTADGELALRTAAEAGVVEYLPGDEDFEVVGDVSDAQREGLETIREVMAEHGGTGVQRAIDTAVYDVLDMVTAYPVQNETRWTDGTGEMLPDAFLLPRGSTPKDLAYAVHSDIGEGYLHAVDARSKRRIAEDYELEEGDVIKIVSTAS; translated from the coding sequence ATGCTCTCGCTCGCGCTCGCCGGCAAGCCAAACGCCGGCAAGTCTACCTTCTACAAGGCCGCGACGATGGCCGACGTCGACGTCGGCAACTACCCGTTCACGACCATCGACCCGAACCGCGGCGTGACCCACGCCCGGACGCGTTGTCCCTGTCTCGACCGCGAGGAGCGCTGCGGCAACTGCGAGGGCGGCGTCCGCTACGTCCCCGTCGAACTGCTCGACGTGGCCGGCCTCGTCCCCGGCGCACACGAGGGCCGCGGGCTGGGGAACCAGTTCCTCGACGCCCTCACCGATTCCGACGCGATTCTCGCCGTCCTCGACGCCGCCGGCGGCACGGACGCCGAGGGCGAACCCGTCGAGATCGGCACCTACGACCCCGTCGAGGAGGCCGACTTCGTCGAGGCGGAACTCGAACAGTGGCTCGCGGGCATCATCGAGCGCAACTGGGAGTCGATCGTTCGGAAGTCGCGCTCGCCCGACTTCGATATCGACGAGTCGCTCACCGAGATGCTGACCGGGTTCGGCGCGACCGAGTACGACGTGGCGGCGTCGTTGCGGGCGGTCGAGTACCCAGAGGACCCCCAACAGTGGAGCGACGAGGACCGCGAACGGCTGGCCCGGGACGTCCGCGAGCGGACGAAACCGATCGTGCTCGTCGCCAACAAGGCCGACGTCGCGCCGCCGGAGAACCTCGAACGCCTTCACAAGTCCGACAAGCCGGTCGTCTCGTCGACCGCCGACGGCGAACTCGCGCTGCGGACGGCCGCAGAGGCGGGCGTCGTCGAGTACCTCCCGGGCGACGAGGACTTCGAGGTCGTCGGCGACGTCTCCGACGCGCAGCGGGAGGGGCTCGAAACGATCCGCGAGGTGATGGCCGAACACGGCGGAACGGGCGTTCAGCGGGCCATCGACACGGCCGTCTACGACGTCCTCGATATGGTGACCGCCTATCCCGTGCAGAACGAGACGAGGTGGACCGACGGCACCGGGGAGATGCTCCCCGACGCGTTCCTCCTGCCCCGCGGATCGACGCCGAAAGATCTCGCGTACGCCGTTCACTCCGACATCGGCGAGGGCTACCTCCACGCGGTCGACGCCCGATCGAAGCGCCGGATCGCCGAGGACTACGAGCTCGAAGAGGGCGACGTGATCAAGATCGTCAGTACGGCGTCCTGA
- a CDS encoding type II toxin-antitoxin system VapC family toxin, with translation MNLLLDTNILVAAVTHDTERSDDAITLLNEADDTYVSVLSLMELRSVLTKKKQFERDRIDQIENRITSRATITFPDASDMMAANQLQSETLLYPMDALILAAADAVDATLVSFDTELVEHGAAHPGDVL, from the coding sequence ATGAATCTGCTCCTCGACACGAATATTCTCGTCGCCGCTGTTACTCACGATACTGAACGATCCGACGACGCGATCACACTACTCAACGAAGCCGACGATACGTACGTCTCTGTCCTGAGCCTGATGGAACTCCGAAGCGTTCTCACGAAAAAGAAGCAGTTCGAACGTGATCGCATCGACCAGATCGAGAATCGGATAACGTCGCGTGCGACGATCACGTTTCCCGACGCGTCCGATATGATGGCGGCCAATCAGCTCCAGTCGGAGACGCTTCTGTATCCGATGGACGCGTTGATACTCGCGGCCGCCGACGCCGTGGACGCGACACTCGTCTCGTTCGATACCGAACTCGTCGAGCACGGCGCTGCGCATCCAGGCGACGTTCTGTAG
- the aglM gene encoding UDP-glucose 6-dehydrogenase AglM → MDLSIVGSGYVGTTIAACFAEVGHDVVNVDIDEETVATLNGGDAPIHEPGLDDLVAEHAGDRLRATTDYAAVRDTDVTFLALPTPSEDDGHIDLSIMKAGARSLGETLAEKDGHHLVVTKSTVVPTTTEEVIAPILEAESGKTLGADLDVGMNPEFLREGSAVEDFLGPDKVVLGSETDAAAAALRDVFDPLVERADDPPVVETGVAEAEMIKYANNGFLAAKISLANDIANVCKEYDIDSEAVLSAIGLDHRIGSEFLGAGVGWGGSCFPKDVAAIIAAARDVGYDPAMLQAAVEVNDRQPVRLLGRLREHVDPDGARVAVLGLAFKPGTDDIRNSRAIPLVEALLDANADVVGYDPVATENFREEYPEIDYADSAGAALDGADAALVVTDWPEFAELDTEFDAMATPIVVDGRRIVTRRGGIVYESLV, encoded by the coding sequence ATGGACCTGAGCATCGTCGGCAGCGGCTACGTCGGGACGACGATCGCGGCGTGCTTTGCCGAGGTCGGCCACGACGTGGTCAACGTCGACATCGACGAGGAGACCGTCGCGACGCTCAACGGCGGCGACGCGCCGATCCACGAACCGGGTCTCGACGACCTCGTCGCCGAACACGCCGGCGACCGACTGCGCGCGACGACCGACTACGCCGCCGTCCGCGACACGGACGTCACGTTCCTCGCGCTCCCGACCCCCTCGGAAGACGACGGCCACATCGACCTCTCGATTATGAAGGCCGGCGCGCGCTCGCTGGGCGAGACGCTCGCCGAGAAGGACGGCCACCACCTCGTCGTGACCAAGAGCACGGTCGTCCCGACGACGACCGAAGAGGTGATCGCGCCGATCCTCGAAGCCGAGTCGGGCAAGACGCTGGGTGCGGACCTCGACGTCGGGATGAACCCCGAGTTCCTGCGCGAGGGCAGCGCAGTCGAGGACTTCTTGGGCCCCGACAAAGTCGTCCTCGGTTCCGAGACCGACGCCGCGGCCGCGGCGCTCCGCGACGTGTTCGACCCTCTCGTCGAGCGGGCGGACGACCCGCCGGTCGTCGAGACCGGCGTCGCCGAAGCGGAGATGATCAAGTACGCCAACAACGGCTTCTTGGCGGCGAAGATCTCGCTGGCCAACGACATCGCGAACGTCTGCAAGGAGTACGACATCGACTCCGAGGCCGTCCTCTCGGCCATCGGCCTCGACCACCGGATCGGCTCGGAATTTCTCGGCGCGGGCGTCGGCTGGGGCGGTAGCTGTTTCCCGAAGGACGTCGCGGCGATCATCGCGGCCGCTCGCGACGTCGGCTACGATCCCGCGATGCTCCAAGCCGCCGTCGAGGTGAACGACCGACAACCGGTCCGTCTGCTGGGTCGCCTCCGCGAGCACGTCGACCCCGACGGCGCGCGCGTGGCGGTGCTCGGCCTCGCGTTCAAACCCGGCACGGACGACATCCGCAACTCCCGCGCGATCCCGCTCGTGGAGGCGCTGCTGGACGCGAACGCGGACGTCGTGGGCTACGACCCCGTCGCCACCGAGAACTTTCGAGAGGAATACCCGGAAATCGACTACGCCGACTCCGCGGGCGCGGCGCTCGACGGCGCGGACGCGGCGCTCGTCGTCACCGACTGGCCCGAGTTCGCCGAGCTGGATACCGAGTTCGACGCGATGGCGACGCCCATCGTCGTCGACGGTCGGCGGATCGTGACGCGGCGGGGGGGCATCGTCTACGAGTCGCTGGTGTGA
- a CDS encoding DUF368 domain-containing protein, giving the protein MGAADAVPGVSGGTIALVTGIYERLIAAITAVSPARIRAVLLGFLPGRRDDAVDALRAVDAGFLLVLGAGIFTAIVTITRVVHAGIQTAPVLTFGFFFGLIAASAWVLFSEVAVDTPPRAAAAVAGFAFAFVVSGRAAATLGDGLPVVVAVGAIAVSAMILPGISGSLLLIILGQYEYMTGTLSAFVDALLALVTGGPIEPIWEHGVVVVAFVSGAVIGLFTVAHAVRAALERARTATLAFLVALIVGALRAPVVRTGDQLVELGRAWTPTAIATFAAAAVVGAALVVLLDYYTGIGDIDGDG; this is encoded by the coding sequence ATGGGCGCGGCGGACGCCGTTCCCGGCGTCTCGGGCGGAACGATCGCGCTCGTGACCGGGATCTACGAGCGGTTGATCGCCGCGATCACCGCCGTCTCGCCCGCCAGGATCCGCGCCGTCCTCCTCGGATTTCTCCCCGGCCGCCGGGACGACGCCGTCGACGCCCTCCGCGCGGTGGACGCGGGATTCCTGCTGGTGCTCGGTGCGGGTATCTTCACCGCCATCGTGACGATCACACGGGTCGTCCACGCCGGGATCCAAACCGCACCGGTCCTCACGTTCGGGTTCTTCTTCGGTCTCATCGCAGCCTCGGCGTGGGTGCTGTTCTCGGAGGTCGCCGTCGACACGCCGCCCCGGGCAGCGGCCGCGGTCGCGGGGTTTGCGTTCGCGTTCGTCGTCTCCGGGCGCGCGGCGGCGACGCTCGGGGACGGGCTCCCGGTCGTCGTCGCCGTCGGGGCCATCGCGGTCAGCGCGATGATTCTCCCGGGAATCTCCGGGTCGCTGCTGCTCATCATCCTCGGGCAGTACGAGTATATGACAGGAACGCTGTCGGCGTTCGTCGACGCGCTGCTGGCACTCGTGACCGGCGGTCCGATCGAGCCGATCTGGGAACACGGTGTCGTGGTCGTCGCGTTCGTCAGCGGGGCCGTGATCGGTCTTTTCACGGTGGCTCACGCCGTACGGGCCGCGCTCGAACGCGCCCGGACGGCGACGCTGGCTTTCCTCGTCGCCCTGATCGTCGGGGCGCTGCGTGCTCCGGTCGTCCGAACCGGCGACCAGTTGGTCGAACTCGGACGAGCCTGGACGCCGACCGCGATTGCGACGTTCGCCGCCGCCGCAGTCGTCGGCGCCGCGCTCGTGGTGCTCCTGGACTATTACACGGGAATCGGCGACATCGACGGCGACGGCTAG